The following are encoded in a window of Rhizobium sp. WYJ-E13 genomic DNA:
- a CDS encoding Maf-like protein — translation MTPKLVLASSSPFRHMLMENAGLAFEAHAAQIDERAIEAPLEKSGATPDEVALVLAEAKAEYVSRRFSAALIIGSDQTMSLGSQVFHKPEDMTDAANHLRVLAGKTHRLNSAIAIVRDGEVLWRHVAHAELKMRPLTDDFIARHLERVGVKALASVGAYQLEGEGIQLFEKIDGDYFTILGLPMLPLLAKLRELEAIDG, via the coding sequence ATGACACCGAAGCTCGTTCTTGCATCGTCGAGCCCGTTCCGCCACATGCTGATGGAAAATGCCGGCCTCGCTTTCGAAGCACATGCTGCTCAGATAGACGAGCGGGCAATAGAAGCGCCGTTGGAAAAATCGGGGGCTACGCCGGATGAAGTAGCGCTCGTTCTGGCGGAGGCAAAAGCGGAATATGTCAGCCGGCGCTTCAGCGCCGCGCTGATCATCGGCTCGGACCAGACGATGTCACTTGGCTCTCAGGTTTTTCACAAACCGGAAGATATGACCGATGCTGCCAATCATCTGCGTGTGCTTGCAGGTAAGACACATCGCCTGAACAGCGCGATCGCAATCGTCAGAGACGGTGAAGTCTTGTGGCGGCACGTCGCGCACGCCGAACTGAAGATGCGACCGCTGACGGACGATTTCATTGCGCGTCATCTGGAACGCGTCGGTGTAAAGGCACTGGCGAGCGTCGGGGCCTATCAACTGGAGGGGGAGGGGATCCAGCTTTTCGAGAAAATCGACGGCGACTATTTCACAATCCTTGGCCTGCCGATGTTACCGCTCCTTGCAAAACTCCGGGAACTGGAAGCGATCGATGGATGA
- the hemE gene encoding uroporphyrinogen decarboxylase: MSEMRRKIMRVLDGETLTPPPLWLMRQAGRYLPEYRETRAKAGSFLDLCYSPDYAVEVTLQPIRRYGFDAAILFSDILVIPDAMKRNVRFTEGHGPEMDPIDEAGIAGLDGENVVGYLQPVLETVRRLRKELPLETTLLGFCGAPWTVATYMIAGHGTPDQAPARLFAYRHPRAFEHLLMLLADVSADYLVAQIDAGADAVQIFDSWAGVLGEREFEAFAIRPVARMITSIKARRPQARIIAFAKGAGYMLKTYRQKTGADAIGLDWSVPLAFAAELQKDGPVQGNLDPMRVVAGGRSLEEGIDDILQVLGNGPLIFNLGHGITPQADPENVRLLVERVRGAGAA, from the coding sequence TTGAGCGAAATGCGCCGGAAAATCATGCGGGTTCTCGACGGTGAAACTCTGACCCCACCTCCTCTCTGGCTGATGAGACAGGCAGGCCGGTATCTGCCTGAATACAGAGAAACACGCGCCAAGGCTGGAAGTTTCCTCGATCTCTGTTATTCGCCGGACTATGCCGTAGAGGTTACGCTCCAGCCGATACGGCGCTACGGCTTTGATGCTGCCATCCTGTTTTCGGACATCCTGGTTATTCCTGATGCGATGAAGCGCAATGTGCGTTTCACCGAGGGACATGGTCCGGAAATGGATCCGATCGATGAGGCGGGTATTGCCGGTCTGGATGGAGAGAATGTCGTCGGCTACCTGCAGCCGGTGCTGGAGACGGTGCGGCGTCTGAGGAAAGAGCTTCCTTTGGAGACGACGCTTCTCGGTTTCTGCGGAGCGCCGTGGACGGTGGCTACCTATATGATTGCCGGTCACGGCACACCGGACCAGGCGCCTGCCCGTCTCTTTGCCTATAGGCATCCGCGCGCGTTCGAGCATTTGCTGATGTTGCTTGCTGATGTTTCGGCCGACTATCTCGTGGCGCAGATCGATGCGGGCGCTGATGCGGTGCAGATCTTCGATTCTTGGGCCGGTGTTCTCGGCGAGAGAGAATTCGAGGCTTTTGCTATTCGGCCCGTTGCTCGCATGATTACTTCCATCAAGGCGCGGCGGCCGCAGGCGCGGATCATCGCCTTTGCCAAGGGGGCGGGTTACATGCTGAAGACCTATCGGCAGAAGACGGGCGCGGATGCGATCGGGCTCGACTGGTCCGTCCCGCTCGCCTTTGCGGCCGAGCTGCAGAAGGATGGACCAGTGCAGGGCAATCTCGATCCGATGAGGGTCGTGGCTGGCGGTCGTTCGTTGGAGGAAGGTATCGACGACATTCTTCAGGTGCTTGGAAATGGACCGCTGATCTTCAATCTCGGTCACGGCATCACACCGCAGGCGGATCCGGAGAATGTGCGCCTGCTCGTCGAGCGCGTGCGTGGCGCGGGGGCTGCGTGA
- the rho gene encoding transcription termination factor Rho — protein sequence MAEMKLQELKSKSPTDLLAFAESLEVENASTMRKQELMFAILKVLASQDIEIIGEGVVEVLQDGFGFLRSANANYLPGPDDIYISPSQIRRFSLKTGDTVEGPIRGPKEGERYFALLKVNTINFDDPEKIRHKVHFDNLTPLYPNERFKMELDVPTSKDLSPRVIDLVAPLGKGQRGLIVAPPRTGKTVLLQNIAHSITANHPECYLIVLLIDERPEEVTDMQRSVRGEVISSTFDEPAVRHVQVAEMVIEKAKRLVEHGRDVVILLDSITRLGRAYNTVVPSSGKVLTGGVDANALQRPKRFFGAARNIEEGGSLTIIATALIDTGSRMDEVIFEEFKGTGNSEIVLDRKVADKRIFPAMDILKSGTRKEDLLVPRQDLQKIFVLRRILAPMGTTDAIEFLIDKLKQTKNNGDFFDSMNT from the coding sequence ATGGCTGAAATGAAGCTTCAGGAACTTAAGAGTAAATCCCCGACGGATCTTTTGGCTTTTGCCGAATCGCTCGAGGTCGAGAATGCGAGCACGATGCGCAAGCAGGAGCTCATGTTTGCAATCCTCAAGGTTCTTGCCAGTCAGGATATCGAAATCATCGGCGAAGGCGTTGTAGAAGTCCTGCAGGATGGTTTCGGGTTTCTTCGTTCCGCAAATGCCAACTATCTGCCCGGCCCGGACGATATCTACATCTCTCCTTCCCAGATCCGTCGCTTCTCGCTGAAGACCGGCGATACGGTGGAGGGTCCGATCCGTGGTCCGAAGGAGGGCGAACGCTATTTCGCGCTTCTAAAGGTCAACACGATCAATTTTGACGATCCGGAAAAGATCCGTCACAAGGTCCACTTCGACAACCTGACGCCGCTCTATCCGAACGAGCGTTTCAAGATGGAACTTGATGTTCCAACCTCCAAGGATCTTTCGCCGCGCGTCATCGATCTCGTGGCGCCTCTCGGCAAAGGCCAGCGCGGTCTGATCGTTGCTCCGCCGCGTACGGGTAAAACGGTTCTCCTGCAGAACATCGCTCACTCGATCACCGCGAATCATCCCGAATGCTATCTGATCGTTCTGCTGATCGACGAACGTCCGGAAGAAGTCACGGACATGCAGCGGTCGGTCCGCGGAGAAGTCATTTCGTCGACATTCGATGAGCCGGCGGTCCGGCACGTTCAGGTCGCCGAAATGGTGATCGAAAAGGCCAAGCGCCTTGTGGAACACGGCCGCGATGTCGTCATCCTGCTCGATTCCATCACTCGCCTTGGTCGAGCCTACAATACCGTCGTTCCTTCCTCGGGTAAGGTTCTGACCGGTGGTGTTGACGCGAATGCCCTGCAGCGCCCGAAGCGGTTCTTCGGCGCAGCACGCAATATCGAAGAAGGTGGATCGCTGACCATTATTGCGACAGCGCTCATCGACACCGGCAGCCGTATGGACGAGGTCATCTTCGAAGAGTTCAAGGGTACCGGTAACTCGGAAATCGTTCTCGACCGCAAGGTTGCCGACAAGCGTATCTTCCCCGCGATGGATATTCTCAAGTCGGGCACCCGCAAGGAAGATCTGCTCGTTCCGCGGCAGGATCTGCAGAAGATCTTTGTCCTGCGCCGTATCCTTGCTCCGATGGGCACAACTGATGCAATCGAATTCCTCATCGACAAGCTGAAGCAGACGAAGAATAATGGTGATTTCTTCGACTCGATGAATACTTGA
- a CDS encoding pyruvate, water dikinase regulatory protein — MENRTNFFHLHLISDSTGETLISAGRAASAQFKSAQPIEHVYPLIRNRRQLMPVLQAIDNEPGIVLYTIVDRELASLIDERCAEMGVASVNVLEPVIGAFQIYLGAPSRRRVGAQHVMNAGYFARIEALNFTMDHDDGQMHEDYNEADVVIVGISRTSKTPTSIYLANRGIKTANIPIVYGVPLPEGLLTATRPLIVCLIATTDRISQVRENRLLGTTPGFDREHYTDRAAISEELKYARSLCARHNWPMIDVTRRSIEETAAAIVALRPKLR, encoded by the coding sequence GTGGAGAACAGAACCAACTTCTTCCATCTGCATCTGATTTCTGACTCGACCGGGGAGACTCTCATCTCGGCCGGCCGGGCCGCATCAGCGCAATTCAAGTCCGCCCAGCCAATCGAACATGTCTATCCGCTGATCCGGAATCGCAGGCAATTGATGCCGGTTCTCCAGGCAATCGACAATGAACCCGGCATCGTGCTCTACACGATCGTCGACCGCGAACTCGCAAGCCTCATCGATGAGCGCTGTGCGGAGATGGGTGTGGCATCCGTCAATGTCCTGGAGCCGGTCATCGGTGCGTTCCAGATCTATCTCGGTGCGCCATCAAGGCGCCGCGTCGGCGCCCAGCATGTCATGAACGCCGGATACTTTGCCCGTATCGAAGCCCTGAACTTCACCATGGATCACGATGACGGTCAGATGCATGAAGACTATAACGAAGCCGATGTCGTCATCGTCGGCATCAGCCGCACGTCAAAAACACCAACCAGTATCTATCTTGCAAACCGCGGCATCAAGACGGCGAACATACCGATCGTCTATGGCGTGCCTTTGCCCGAGGGTCTGCTGACTGCAACCAGACCCCTGATCGTCTGCCTCATCGCCACCACCGACCGGATTTCCCAAGTTCGGGAAAATCGCCTGCTCGGAACGACACCCGGTTTCGACCGCGAGCATTATACCGACCGGGCGGCAATCTCGGAGGAGCTGAAATATGCACGCTCCCTCTGTGCCCGGCATAATTGGCCGATGATCGATGTGACGCGGCGCTCGATCGAGGAAACGGCGGCGGCCATCGTTGCCCTGCGGCCGAAGCTGCGTTAA
- the hemJ gene encoding protoporphyrinogen oxidase HemJ, producing the protein MEKQTDQKPGAYARRRAHFALIFFALLAVGLFAWNPDNLYLWIKALHIIAVISWMAGLFYMPRLFIYHTDAEPGSVQSETFKVMERRLLRIIMNPAMMLTWILGLYLAWSVYDFQGGWLHAKIGLVVLLTIVHIFFSRAVRVFERDENRRSARYWRFMNEAPTVLMILIVILVVVKPF; encoded by the coding sequence ATGGAAAAGCAGACGGATCAAAAGCCGGGTGCCTATGCCCGCCGGCGGGCGCATTTTGCGCTGATCTTCTTTGCACTTCTTGCCGTCGGGCTCTTCGCCTGGAACCCCGACAATCTCTATCTCTGGATCAAGGCTCTCCACATCATCGCGGTGATCTCGTGGATGGCCGGGCTTTTCTACATGCCGCGGCTTTTCATCTATCACACGGATGCGGAACCCGGTTCGGTTCAATCCGAGACCTTCAAGGTGATGGAGCGCCGCCTGCTCAGGATCATCATGAACCCGGCCATGATGCTGACCTGGATTCTCGGTCTTTATCTTGCCTGGTCGGTTTATGATTTTCAGGGGGGCTGGCTGCATGCAAAGATCGGCTTGGTCGTCCTTCTGACGATTGTCCATATCTTTTTCAGCAGGGCTGTGCGGGTGTTCGAACGGGACGAGAACCGTCGCTCGGCTCGTTACTGGCGCTTCATGAATGAGGCACCGACGGTGCTGATGATCCTCATCGTGATCCTCGTCGTAGTGAAGCCTTTTTGA